From Campylobacter pinnipediorum subsp. caledonicus:
AAAAAGAGTCGCATCTATGCTTTTATCAAGCAAATTATACAAACTTATAAGTTTTGTATCTAATTTATCATCACTCGAGCTAAGATAAAAGCTATTTTGAACTTGTTCATCAAAAAGCCACATATAACTATCATCATTTAACTTTGCAATTTGTGATTTTTTATCAGAACTTTTTCCAATATAAAAATAAACATATCCGTTTGGAAAAACTATACTAAGCATATCTTCAAGCAACATTATCTGCTCTTTTGAACTAATGTCATCCAAAGATGGATATATTGATTTTAGGCTTACAAATGGTAGCAATGGACGAGCAGAATTTACACTATTGATTTTTTTCAAAAGGTATGTCTCAAACCACTCTCTATCATCATCAGTAAAAACAATAAAAGTTCGACCATTAAGCAAATATTTTAAGCGTGGAGCCAAAAGATTTGCCCACTCAACACGCTTTTCTTCCATCCAACTAAGTAAAAGACCTTCGGAGCGTATAGCATCCAAAGTCCATTTCATAAACTCTTGCATTATTTTTCTAACTGATAAGCATTATGCAAAACACGAACAGCTAGCTCTGCATACTTTTGATCTACTATCACAGAGAGTTTTATCTCGCTTGTAGAAATCATTTGTATATTAATACCCTCTTTTGCAAGTGTTTCAAACGCAAGACAAGCTATACCACTATGACTTTTCATACCAACGCCAACTATAGACACCTTAACGATTTGATCATCATATTCAATATGCTTTGCGGCAGCTAGAGTACTCATAGTTTGTTTAGTAAGCTCTAGCTCATTTTGCGGAACTGTAAAACCTAAATTTGTAGTGCCATCTTGTCCAACGTTTTGAATAATCATATCAACATTTATATTTTTTTCAGCCAAAACTGTAAAAATATCAGCAGCAATACCAGGTTTATCAACAACGCCTCTTAAAGTAACCCTTGCTTGATTTTTATCCAAAGCTATACCACTTACCAAAACCGCTTCCATACTAACATCCTCTCCTGTTATCAAAGTCCCTTCGTTATGATTAAAACTATTTCTAGTTATAAGTTTTACATTTAATTTTTTTGCAAGTTCCACAGATCTATTTTGAAGAACTTTAGCCCCAGCACTTGCCAGCTCTAACATTTCATCATAGCTAATTGTATTTAATTTTTTTGCTCTTTTTTCTACCCTAGGATCTGTTGTATAAACACCATCTACATCTGTAAAAATTTCACACAAATCAGCATCCAAAGCACCAGATAAAGCAACAGCACTAAGATCGCTTCCGCCACGACCAAGAGTAGTGATATCTCCACCTTTTGTAATACCTTGAAAACCCGCAACTATTACTATTTTTCCATCACGAAGCTCTCTTTTTATTCTAGATGTATTTATGTTTTCTATTCTAGCTTTTGTGTGAATATCATCTGTATATATTCCAGCCATGGCACCTGTTAAACCAACCGCTGGATAGCCCATCTCATTTAAAGCTATAGTTAAAAGCGATGTAGTTACCTGCTCGCCTGAGCTTAAAAGCATATCCATAGCTATCGGATTTGGTTGTTTTGAAAAGTGTTCGCCGTATTCAACTAATTGATTAGTAACACCACTCATCGCAGAAACAACAACTACGACATCGGCACCACTTTTTTTAGTTTCTATAACTCTTTTTGCAGTTGCTTCTATTCGTTCAAGCGTTCCAACACTCGTTCCTCCAAATTTTTGAACGACTAGCATTAAAAAAATCCTTTCTCTTTAAAATATGTCAAAACCTTTGTATATATCGGTCTTTTAAAGTGATTTATATCATTAAAAATTTTATTAACATCAACAAATTTATACTTACTAAACTCTGGAAATTTAGTATTTAAATCAATCTTAGCACCACCTTTTAGTTTTACTAAAAAATACTTTTGTGTTTGTCCATCATAAGGATACATCTTAGTTGGTGCACTGTTTGGAAAATCGTAACTCAACCAATCAGGATATTCATCTAAAATTTCAATTTGGTTTGTTCCTATCTCTTCTTTTAACTCTCTTAAAAGAGCATCTTTGGGATTTTCTCCCTCATCTATACCACCCTGTGGAAACTGCCATACATGCTCTAAATCAACCCTATTTCCTATAAAAACATCACATTTTAAAGGATAGGCTGATGACAAAATAACAGCTGCCACATTGGGTCTATATTTTTTTTTCATGATTTAACCCATTTATTATTTTTTAATTATGCGAGATTTTATCCAAAAAGAGTTTACATGGTGTTTAAAACGAACCTTGATAATAATTTAATTTTTTTATGTAAAATGATAAAAAATTAATTAAAAAGATTGGATACTTTAATATTGCTACTATATATTCATATACCATTTTGTGAAAGCAAATGCCCATATTGTGCATTTGGTTCTGTTGTAGGAAAAGACTCAAAAGCTAATAGTTATTTTAAAGCTTTAGTAAAAGATTTAAAATTTCAAATATCAAATTTTAAAAACCTTAAAATTAAAACTGTTTTTATAGGCGGCGGAACACCTAGTGTTATAAATGCAAATTTATACCAAGAAATTTTTGATATATTTTTGCCGTATTGTTCAAAAAATGTTGAGATAACAAGTGAAGCAAATCCAAACTCAGCATCTTTGGAATGGCTAAAAAAAATGAAAGAGATAGGTGTAAATAGGATAAGTTTTGGGGTTCAAAGTTTTAATGAAAAAAAATTAAAATTATTAGGAAGAACACATAACGCTCAAGATGCAAAAAATGCTGTAATAAATGCAAAAAATGCTGGGTTTAAAAATATCAATGTAGATATAATTTATTCCACAAAATTTGATAACAAAAAACTTTTAAAACAAGAAATTGAAAGCATAAAACAACTAAAAATAAATCATTTAAGCGCTTACTCACTAACACTTGAAGAAAACACACCATTTTACAAAAAAACACAATATCAAAACAATAGCCCAATTTTAGCAAATTTTATAATTTCTGAG
This genomic window contains:
- a CDS encoding HobA family DNA replication regulator; the protein is MQEFMKWTLDAIRSEGLLLSWMEEKRVEWANLLAPRLKYLLNGRTFIVFTDDDREWFETYLLKKINSVNSARPLLPFVSLKSIYPSLDDISSKEQIMLLEDMLSIVFPNGYVYFYIGKSSDKKSQIAKLNDDSYMWLFDEQVQNSFYLSSSDDKLDTKLISLYNLLDKSIDATLFAELSL
- a CDS encoding aspartate kinase — translated: MLVVQKFGGTSVGTLERIEATAKRVIETKKSGADVVVVVSAMSGVTNQLVEYGEHFSKQPNPIAMDMLLSSGEQVTTSLLTIALNEMGYPAVGLTGAMAGIYTDDIHTKARIENINTSRIKRELRDGKIVIVAGFQGITKGGDITTLGRGGSDLSAVALSGALDADLCEIFTDVDGVYTTDPRVEKRAKKLNTISYDEMLELASAGAKVLQNRSVELAKKLNVKLITRNSFNHNEGTLITGEDVSMEAVLVSGIALDKNQARVTLRGVVDKPGIAADIFTVLAEKNINVDMIIQNVGQDGTTNLGFTVPQNELELTKQTMSTLAAAKHIEYDDQIVKVSIVGVGMKSHSGIACLAFETLAKEGINIQMISTSEIKLSVIVDQKYAELAVRVLHNAYQLEK
- a CDS encoding RNA pyrophosphohydrolase; the protein is MKKKYRPNVAAVILSSAYPLKCDVFIGNRVDLEHVWQFPQGGIDEGENPKDALLRELKEEIGTNQIEILDEYPDWLSYDFPNSAPTKMYPYDGQTQKYFLVKLKGGAKIDLNTKFPEFSKYKFVDVNKIFNDINHFKRPIYTKVLTYFKEKGFF
- the hemW gene encoding radical SAM family heme chaperone HemW, with the translated sequence MLLYIHIPFCESKCPYCAFGSVVGKDSKANSYFKALVKDLKFQISNFKNLKIKTVFIGGGTPSVINANLYQEIFDIFLPYCSKNVEITSEANPNSASLEWLKKMKEIGVNRISFGVQSFNEKKLKLLGRTHNAQDAKNAVINAKNAGFKNINVDIIYSTKFDNKKLLKQEIESIKQLKINHLSAYSLTLEENTPFYKKTQYQNNSPILANFIISEIKKAGFNQYEISNFGKACQHNLNYWKGDEYIGIGAYSVGFYDKKRLYASENMNNYIKNPLERKIENLSKDDLLLEHIFLGARSKIGIDKKKLSQEQLKKAEILKKSRKIMEKNGRYFVRNFLLADEIALFINEN